TGCAAGCCATGTCTAACACCACCAGGCCCAGAAGCCAACCCCAGTCAATCCTAGTGCTCAGAAAGGGAGATGTTAGGATGTCACCCTTGACCAAACGTTGCGCTGTGAATACTCAAATTAACCCAACGACTACCCCCACTGCCATGCAAGGAAATGCCAATGTCCCGCACTGAAATGTCACCTTTGCACCAGCAGCCCTTCGACCGCGTCCAGCCTTAGTGTTCTGCGGGGGTGGGCTAAGGACCACCGAGTCCTTCGAAAAGGTCGGGCTTGTGGCGTGCGGTACGCCGTTAGGAGGGGAGGCACTCGCCACCGATGCGTTGCTGAAAGGGTTTTGGAATAGCATGTCCGTCGCCTCCAGTGAGCTCTGCTCCTGGGCCACCGCGCCTTCTAGCGGCCACTGGCCCTGACTGAAGGCCAACATCATGTCCTTCCTGCTTAACCCGTTCATCTGCTCGCCGAGACCGTGGTCCTGCTCCCCACCCTGGCCCCCGTGGCAGAGGGCCTCGTCATCGACGGGGCCCGTAAAGCCGGGGCTCTGATCCCTGCTAGTCAGAGAGATCTGTGCGTTATGGGGGGGCGCCGGCTGGGTGGGGGGCGATTTCGAGAAGGGGTCATCTCTGAAAGGGTCACTGTTTGGCACTGGAAAGAAGCCAAACGTGGAGGAAAAGGGATTCTCTGTCTGCGTAGACGGCCAAGTGCTAGGGGCACAGGAAGTGACAAACGGGTTTCCCTTTATACAATTCTGATTGCTGTCAACCTCCGCGGACAAGTCCAGCAAGAGAATATCATTAGTCTCCTGGTTAGCATGAGGAGaatgggagagacagagagacacagagagagagagagagagagagagagagagagaattataaATAATTCTGTTGCCAGATAAAAGGTCATTGTTAACAAATATGAAATCGTATGTGATGAAAAGATATGACAATGTAAGCAATTGATTTACAGGATTACAAAATCAAAAAACATGGACCGAAACTCATTTCTTATAAAGAACACTTGTTTCACAGGCCGTTATCGTTCAATTAAAGGTAGATCCAAAGTTTTGACTTTTGTTCTGTGAAATAAGGCTCTTTTTATAGATAGGAGTTTGAGATTGTGCAATGTATTGAGTAGTGCTCATTAATTAAAAGTTATGCGGTGGAGCGCCATAAAGTTTAGAAGGACAAActgaatacaaacaaacaacatataGTAGCCAAAACTCATCGTTGTAGTTTATGTATGCAGCGCAGTACTAACATTACCATGAAAGGACATCAGGAAGTCCCAACAACGTCCATATTTGAAGTTCCTGTCAGGTAAGCCTGTGTGGTACGTACCGTACCACACAGCTGGTCATAACACATATGTCAGGACACGACAAGGGGTCGATCGCACTGCTTGTGTATAATCGGGCACTTACGGGGGGGGAGAGGTCGCCTGAAGGGGTGGACATGACCCCGAAAAGATCCACTTGGTTCATTGGCTGGTTGGACAGAAAGAGTCATGTGTCATGTCAGTGTGTCATGTGATGTTCCTTCAAGGAAGGCCACCAAGTGGCAAGGCCAGATCAACCAATGAGGATTGTGAACCACTAGGACATTCTCAGACCCCTCTTACTTGGGAAGGTTTGGCTTCTCCCTCCACAGTGGGCAAGGCAGCGCTTCCATTCTGAAGAAAATGAATCAGAACACAGATCATGTCACATATTAAATTACTGCGGTTTAATCATTGCaattatataatttataaatgTTGACAAATGTTAGCAATGAGGAAAATCCTCCCCAAAATTCAAACCTACCTCAACAATGACGCTGCCATTTTCCCCctgttaaaaataaaatttcTTAATGCAGAATTTGTGTCGGACTGACATTTTGAGAATAGCATCCAACAAATGACCGCTGATGCAGCAGCTGGGAATAATATATTCGGTGTGTACTAGATACAATCACTGTAGTCATTCAAATTATTATTGTAAAGATCAGTTACCTTCTGTGCTGCGTCGGCCTCCTTCTTCCTCATGTTGAAGATGACTTGGAACAGATCCTTCAGATCCACCACCAGCGGCTCAGCCTGCGGGAGGATAAAACAGGGAATGTCATGTCGCCATTCTAATTTACTGCATTTAGATTAAATAGCGCTTTTCAACAATACTTCTAGTGACTTTGTGCGGTTGGATACTTCATCCACCTACACTTATAATTCAGGGGGACATGTGCAAGGTACAAATATAATGTGAGGGAGTGAGTATATATCTACCTACCTGTTGAGAAGTCTTTATGGCAAAGAACTGATGCTGCCCCTCGCCTCCACACACGTAGCCGAATGCTCTGTTATCGGTCACATCCCGGGCGATGAAGGAGATCTTATTCACCAAGTGCTCGTGCTCAATAACCTGACCCCCAAAAAggacatttgttttttattgcaatATCACGTAGGACATTTTGAGACTGATCTTAGGATAGAAATCACGGAATAATTTTGCGCATTTGCAGTATAATGACTTGTTTCCTTTGAAATTCAAATTCTAGGGTTAAAGCAAATCGGGATTTTTCGGGATTCTTGTTTATTTTGCAATTCATGTCTAGGTTTAACATGCAAAACCTACGATAAAAACATTGTTTAAACAATGTTGTATgctaaaatacataaataattatGCATGCTactctaatgtaataattataatgtGAATGCCATTTGTATGAAGAGAGGGGAAATTATCCCATATATATTAAGATGGTTTGAGGAGGCCCCTCCTCAAACTTTCCCCTCACAGATGCTCAGGTTttgtttgggggaagctcagcTCGCCCCCCCACTCCTTCATAATTCAAACCCTGCTCAGAACCCATCGGGGGGCGCAGTCCGCAGACTCACCCCTGTTCGTTCGTCAATGATCTTGATGCCCAACATGGAAATGTTGATCCATatcctctgtttgtgttttccttGGGAGCGAGCGGCTACAGCCATGCCCTGGAAATAGAAAACACTTTTACCATGATAGAAAAACTGATTCGCCAAATGGCTTGATCGTGTGCCCAAAGCCCACAGCCGTGTCGGAACAGAAGCAAAATAAACTTCGGAATATCCACGTTCAAAGTAAAGCATAAAACACTTACATACATTCTAACTCCTACTTGGCTTCAATAAAACAGTATGATTTTATTTATGATTGTATTTAtgattgtatttatctatggaGTCGCATAACAAAAGAAACACTACATTCTTTAGATGATGTCAGCCCAAACCGAATGAGTTTGCCCCAACATCAGCTTTAGCAACACTACACTGACGCCTCTCATTACCACGGTAACCGGCGGTCACCTTGAGTTTCATCATGGAATCCTGGCTCATCTTGTCCCCCCTTGCTTCGGGGACGTCGTCGATGCCTATCAGCTTGGCCTTGTACCTCACGCCATCCCCTTGAAACCTGCCCAGCAGGTATTCATCCGACTTCTCCGGGACTGgcgcaaaaaacaacaacagcagcaacaacaacaagtgcCGTTTAGCCTCCATGCTGTAACCATCATATTGACTATGATAACCATGATGCTGACATAGCACGTGCTCGTTTGCAAGAGTGACTCGCCGTGGATACAAAGGGAGGGTTTACAGGGACATTTGGGGGGCGAACCCGGTAAACTTTGTGCTGGGAGTCGACCACTGCTACCGTCCTAACAACCTTTCCCCCCCCTTTTGAAATTGCACTATCTAACTTAATTTCTACCACTCTTTACACTCTGAACTAGACTTTCTTCAAAAATAAAACCCACCCTCCCATGAGTCAATCCACACAGGGAGTTCTTGTCTTTAAATCTTTTTATAAACTATTTAAAGCTTTAACTGTAGCTACAACTAAGAGGCTTGAGGCTAGTAATGGGAATCTAACATAGTGTATGTTGAGatcaattaaacatttgtattcATCGAAACTAAGAAAAAACAAATACCTTTTTTCTTCTTGATGGTGGCGGGCTTGGACGAAGGGGAGGTgggcgagctggtaggggaggcGGGGCTAGGGTCGGCGGCCGGTGTGGACATGGTCATCGTGTTCTCTACGTCCGCTGACATGGACGTCGCCAGGGACGATGATGACAATGGTGATGGTGCCTCACCACACGACGAAAAGAGACGGGTATGAGCTGGACTGTAGCTCCTCACGGTGGGGAAGTCGACTCAGCAGAGGGAGGGGCTTAGCATTGGAACATTCTCAgaggctggggaggagagaagataggttgttatggtgtgttcctgaatcctctgACGCAAGCCTTCCGAGTCGGAAGTCGGGAAATtgcccagctttcttgcggcatttctcggaGGCACACCCCcttttgtcttcatctctcggaattctgagagtagaccgagaaCAGTTATGACACCCTCAAcaaaaaatggctgcgcccatgtaccacgttggtcattttaatgttgattttaaatgctcttacagaattgattacattgctactttattccggtcaccaatttatgcattgcacggtcttgctgtgcatgcaatacaatgtaaagttgttttgtttgttttcgggctggtttgctaaagaggctaatgtagctaacaataaacagccattttcatgacacaatcacaaagacgaacgggaacgctataaatgctcggagaccggaaatgacgtcaaaagtgcagctcggaaggctggcgtccgaggattcaggaacacaccattggattggggggggggggggggagatgtggCTGTTTATTGGAAAACATCAAAACATGGCAATTGTTGTATGGGGTTGTGTGGGGTAAATATGATTGTGACCGCACGACAGGGCaggcactcacatacacacagagatagaTTTGATGCAAATATACACTCATTTTGTCATTACATTTATGAATGATCTGCAAATCTGAGATGAAGAGTGTTTCAAACTCTAGTTACAATCAAAGTATATTTAGCACTATAAATAGACAAAGTCTTCTGTTCAAGTCTAGCCATTATACTAGCCCCAATCGAGTGAGAGAAACATAATTTATGCtggcaacaaaacaacaaaacagtaAAATGAATTTCAGCCTTTGACATCTGTACGAGTCCACAAGCCACCGAAGTACAACGGATGTATATATGCTATCGGAGTTCAATGTCTAAAGGACGTGTCATGTGCTCTAATTTAACACCAGAGAGTGATAATGTGCAATACAAAAGCGATTACTAGAATACAATCTCCGCCAAAACCATATATCCAGAACAaacaatcaataaaaatgaattaTGTTCTGCACTGGGCATACCTTTAGTAGCAGTTCCCGGTGAGACAATGCTACAGtcctgtgaagtgtgtgtgactgtggttAAGCAGCCTGAAGGTTGACCGGGAGCAAAGGTTGAGCTGTTAAATGTAGTTAATCTTACGCCGGCCCTATAGAAGCTCCTGTGATGCTCAGCTGATCAAGCCGAAGAGTGTGACCCCAACGTTTACGTTTCTGATACGTGGCGTCAATGTCCTTCAATGACTCCCAACGTCGGGCCCTAAGGAGTCCGACTTAAGACAACACGAGGAAAGAAACACCAGTGCTTTTTTtttcagttatttattttagaaaTGCCTGCTTTGTGCTTTCTCCTTGTAAGTAGTTGTAGGTATTTATAGTGCCACCCAATATAATTGTGAAGATATAATCACTTAATTGATTCCCAGAGGAAATTGTAAGACAGATAAGATGGTACAGATAAGGACTCTTTAAAAGCCATTGGGTTCATTAGGCCGAGCAATATCAATGACTCTAAAGCAGCATACAAAACTAAAGAAAATGTATTCCAGTAAACAAAGAAATAACTAATACTAGGAGTTTCAAAATGGTGAATTGGTTACTCTACAAGAGCAGTAAAAATAGAACCcattaaaaataacatttttataTAACTTTTTGgagcaacaacaacagttgCATTCGTCAAAGACTTGTTTTCAAGACGTGTTCAAAGCATAAACATGAAGTGAGAATGTCACACATGACCAGAATTGTCCAGTTACTAATGTGGTGCCATAGTCCTGCTGTAGATTCTCAAACTGAATGAGTGTGTCAGCAAATTAAGGAAAAGGTTGTAAAAAtgcttttaaagaaaaaaagtgaACTGTGCATATTAGTTAAAGGATTACATATTAGTTCTGCACAAGAACGTTGGAAGCCCTGACAGGACAAAACAAGCTGTGAGCTACAGACATCAGAGGCCCATGAACCTAAACCCAAGTGGCACTAAAACATGGTAGGAATGCGTTAAACACAGATACGGTAAAAGTGGACAAAGACTTGAAACCAACATTCCCTCCATATAGAAAGTCGCAGATACCTATTTCAACAAGTTTgcgtgcagagagagagaaaaaacgatGTAATGAAATGTTAACTTCAGCACATCTGGAGGAAATCAACGAATGACTCAGTCCCTGACTGCAGCCGGAGATGGACTATAGCCACTACTTGGAcccgtgatatgtgtgtgtgtgtgtgtgtgtgtgtgtgtgtgtgtgtgtgtgtgtgtgtgtgtgtgtgtgtgtgtgtgtgtgtgtgtgtgtgtgtgtgtgtgtgtgtgaacacacacacacgcacgcacgcaggcgcgcgcatcacacacgcacacacacatacatacacacatgaacagagacatacaaacacacacactttttaaagAAAACTTTTGTATTTCAGACACGAATTTAATTAACACCTTGATTTGCCATCTCTTGAACCGAAGTGGGAGATTACACAGTAGTCTGGTCTATGATTATGTAGGCCCACTGCAATTGTGGTTCAAAGTAGAAATAAAAATGAGAGAGGGAAAACAACTCACCTCATAAACCTGGTGGGAGAATAAGGAGCTCCTCAGCTCTTTCATCCTTCGCCCCTTGCCCACTTAGAAAAGCACAGCAACTGAAGCAGAACGCAAGAAACGGACTACAACATGCCAAACAGAGGCTTCACCTAGGACCGCCTCTCTAAGTGACGTGCGCGCGGAGAGGCGCACAGCTGGAATTAATGGAAAACTTCGACTATTGTGCAGTTTAAACTTAAATCATCGATCCGAGCGTTTCTGATCGCCCGATCCGCGCCGTGTTGAGTCCCATGTCGCCCTAATAACATGGTTTACATCCATTGGTTCCCATGGGTTTTTCTAGTCATGTTCTATGCAAATGACGTTGTTTACATAACAGGCTTACCGTTAGAAAGAGCCCGGGGAGCTTTCTGCTCGGTCAGAGGTTCAGCAGAGCTGTGTAGAGATGGCTGCGGGTTTGGTGGTGAAGTGAATTACATCAGCTTTTTAGAAAAGACGCGAAATGCCAGCGCTGCCGAGCGTTGGACAGGAGGAAAAATGGCTTTGCCACAACGAAACTACCTCTAAAGTTAACTCTTCGCCTCCT
The nucleotide sequence above comes from Gadus chalcogrammus isolate NIFS_2021 chromosome 4, NIFS_Gcha_1.0, whole genome shotgun sequence. Encoded proteins:
- the dab2 gene encoding disabled homolog 2 isoform X2, with the translated sequence MSADVENTMTMSTPAADPSPASPTSSPTSPSSKPATIKKKKVPEKSDEYLLGRFQGDGVRYKAKLIGIDDVPEARGDKMSQDSMMKLKGMAVAARSQGKHKQRIWINISMLGIKIIDERTGVIEHEHLVNKISFIARDVTDNRAFGYVCGGEGQHQFFAIKTSQQAEPLVVDLKDLFQVIFNMRKKEADAAQKGENGSVIVENGSAALPTVEGEAKPSQPMNQVDLFGVMSTPSGDLSPPETNDILLLDLSAEVDSNQNCIKGNPFVTSCAPSTWPSTQTENPFSSTFGFFPVPNSDPFRDDPFSKSPPTQPAPPHNAQISLTSRDQSPGFTGPVDDEALCHGGQGGEQDHGLGEQMNGLSRKDMMLAFSQGQWPLEGAVAQEQSSLEATDMLFQNPFSNASVASASPPNGVPHATSPTFSKDSVVLSPPPQNTKAGRGRRAAGAKSTPSDLFGAQVMANAGQTGDFSEEADFFSSTAPPAQPASSSLSALESLHLGPQGTTCAPGPTMWGAPPASTMHSMFSAPAGGPPMGFQGPPHGFPQPHAYGPPGSWGPQVPGPFGVPGIPQPATAWMQPPHAGPVGAPVWGQQTSMSNPFQPASSHMPPPRPPPRPPVSEAPPKVEKSAFTALDPLGEKEKKTGKDMFKDFVLTPPAIPARKGEQVAGSNGDVPKPTVPPVTAPMAQPGLLDAFSSCPVTGPAPGQVLNPNIFDDAFGAPNAGSPFGAPPMAMQSAPVVQASNPPNAFDDPFGNPFA
- the dab2 gene encoding disabled homolog 2 isoform X1, translated to MSADVENTMTMSTPAADPSPASPTSSPTSPSSKPATIKKKKVPEKSDEYLLGRFQGDGVRYKAKLIGIDDVPEARGDKMSQDSMMKLKGMAVAARSQGKHKQRIWINISMLGIKIIDERTGVIEHEHLVNKISFIARDVTDNRAFGYVCGGEGQHQFFAIKTSQQAEPLVVDLKDLFQVIFNMRKKEADAAQKGENGSVIVENGSAALPTVEGEAKPSQPMNQVDLFGVMSTPSGDLSPPETNDILLLDLSAEVDSNQNCIKGNPFVTSCAPSTWPSTQTENPFSSTFGFFPVPNSDPFRDDPFSKSPPTQPAPPHNAQISLTSRDQSPGFTGPVDDEALCHGGQGGEQDHGLGEQMNGLSRKDMMLAFSQGQWPLEGAVAQEQSSLEATDMLFQNPFSNASVASASPPNGVPHATSPTFSKDSVVLSPPPQNTKAGRGRRAAGAKSTPSDLFGAQVMANAGQTGDFSEEADFFSSTAPPAQPASSSLSALESLHLGPQGTTCAPGPTMWGAPPASTMHSMFSAPAGGPPMGFQGPPHGFPQPHAYGPPGSWGPQVPGPFGVPGIPQPATAWMQPPHAGPVGAPVWGQQTSMSNPFQPASSHMPPPRPPPRPPVSEAPPKVEKSAFTALDPLGEKEKKTGKDMFKDFVLTPPAIPARKGEQVAGSNGGEAFNQYFQNKVGGIPVDAEHSDFDFNQMSPGNDVPKPTVPPVTAPMAQPGLLDAFSSCPVTGPAPGQVLNPNIFDDAFGAPNAGSPFGAPPMAMQSAPVVQASNPPNAFDDPFGNPFA